The sequence below is a genomic window from Meles meles chromosome 3, mMelMel3.1 paternal haplotype, whole genome shotgun sequence.
CGTTGGCTTCCTGCCTATTGGTGGGTCTGGGCTGATCGTTCCCTTTCTTGATGACCACGAGGACATCTCTGTGCAGCTGTGCTTGGTGCAGAATCTTGAGGACATCCCCATGGGCTAAGCCAGCCAGTGAGGCGCCATTGACAGACAGAAGGAAATCCCCTCGGTTCACAGTCCCTTCCTGAGAGGCAGCCCCCTGAGAACACACCCTGTGCACCTGGGGCGAGGAAAGACAAAAGCCAAAGTATTTGGAACCTTCAGTAAAAGCAAGAGGGCAGATGCAAATCTGTAGGAGAGGAACTTTCTACTGGCAAGTTCGCAAAATCCTACAAATGTTCACTGAAAGCCGATATGCGGTGTGAGGGATGGAGTTACAAATGTCAGTGCTGGCATCTGAATACAACACATTTTCCCCTCAACTTCTCGCTAGTGTCTTATCTGTGCTTGGTGCTCTGTGGGGCAGAAAGGtcacaaaaacaaacaggacCTGGTCTGGTCTCACAGGTGATCTCAGAGGACTTCGAGTGATCTAAAATTGGAGGTGGTTCTTGAGAAGGAAGTAATTGCAGAAGCATATGCAGATTTGGTCAGTTAATTCTAGTGTTTTCTAGTgcttaaataaaatgttcagGCGAATATGAGGCAACTCCAGAAAACTGCAGTTATATATATTGGCATCGAATAGGTCACTTTGTAGTAAATGTGTGTATCTTTGCCAGTGACTAGTAATGCCTGTCCTCTACTTTACCATTTTTGCTCTATTAGGAGGAAACAAACACCAGTGTTCTTTGAACTCATGGACAGGATTTTGTCCTCGTCACCGCTGCATCAGGAGTCACCTCCCAGAGAGCATCTTGATGTGGTCACTTACCACAATTGATTTTGGCTCCATGTCTGTCCCTCCTGCCACAGTGAATCCCAGACctgagccttcttttttattCAAGACTATGAAGcaaacatcttctttattctagtaaaaagaaacagaaaaaagtcCAGTTGGCCTTGAGTAACCCGGGGGGGGGGTGGCTCACCAACCTCTGCTCCATCAAATCTGCAGAGAATGCCGACCCTAAAACTTAACCACTAATAGCCTGccgttgactggaagccttactcaGAACAGAAACAGCTGGTTAATGCATGTTATACATGTTTTCTGTGTTGtataaagctagagaaaaaggtattaagaaaatcataaggaagggatgcctgggtggttcagtgggttaagcgtctgcctttggttcagctcatgatcccggggtcctgggattgagcccgtaTCGGAccctctgctcagtgaggagtctgcttctctctctacctgctgctccccctgcttgtgattgatctctctctctggcaaatataaataaagtctttaaaaaaaaaaaaaggaaaatcataggAGAATGCATTTATAATTCTGTAAAAGTCTGGTGCATAAGTGGACCTGTGCTGTTCAAGAGTCAGCTGTCTGTTCCTCGAGCCAAGGGTTAGGAAGCTCTGATACCAGTGAGTCCTGGTGCAGGGCTGTCGAGCTGCTCAGCACAAACCCGGTGGTTACTGGGGAGCTTTCGCACAACACTGGAATGGGAGGAGCTTCGTCTCAAGCGTCCTGCACCTCTCCTGGGTGGTGCTGACAGGATGGCATTTTGGGGGACATCCGTAGCTGCGGGCCCGCAGGGTGGACATGAACCAGGACGGGGCAGGAGCAGCGGACAATTTAGGAGCTCTTCCAGGCACCAGAGTATGCCTTCCCAAATCTGAGCAGAGCACATCATCTGATCACGAAGGGGATTCTTTATCGTACAGCTGTTTACATCTACAGTTGAGCCAAGTCAGTGTCAACAAGAACAGAGGGTAAGTAGTGCCAACACGCAGGATGAGAGACACCGAGGCCACTGATCTATGTCCCCGTCCTGCCATGTTCAGTTCACTGGGTTTCAGGTGCAGGTAAGGAACTATCATAAAgtacaaaatatgttaaaatacataaacTACCTTAAAACTAAACCCTTACCGAGACTGGAACATTCCTGGTAGTGTCCTAGGGTTAAGTAGCAAAAGATTGTCCCATGTTTCAAGCACTAAACAAAAGATACttgaaataaaatacttcagaTAACTGAGTTGGGCTAATCATTCTGAAGGGTGACTTCCTTTGCTCACACGCTATCTGAAAGAGCACCATCTTAAAGGTCTGCATTGCTAGGTTCCCCACAGAGTGATACACAATCCATCATCAGTTCAAGGTGTTCCCAGcccagcaagagaaaagaatctAATAATAATAACCCTTCAGGGTTGCTTTGATGAGAAAGAGTGAAAACCCTGAACAGAGAGAACCATCTCCATAGTGTGCTGGGGAAGGAACCCggtatttaaaaggaaaagagttcAGTCCTTTTAAGTGTGTCCTAAAGCGCAACCCCAAGCATTTTACCCTCCCTAAAGAAGTTCATTCAGCCCAAATCCCCACAGGTGGACACTAGAATATCGCGCATTCTAGTGGCGAAGTCCAACCGTTTCCGCAGTCAgatcctgttcagtggggaatgaGGACCAGGCTTTCTCAGTGAAGATGGGAGCATGTGGTCCGGTCAATGACTTCTGTGTAGCTTCTGGGAGGTGATGCTTGATACTAAAATAGTACTTCTCAGATACTTAAATGCCTTTATGGGAGCAAATACAATATTTGAAAATGGAATTCTCTTGCATTCCAGGACATAACaccaaaattttaatttactcaaatttattttctattcctaTTTAAAGATACGAGTGTTCTAGAAGCTGTCAGGCCAAATCTCATCTCTAAGTAGCTCAGCACAGCATCAGGGAAGCTACACGCACTGAGAGCTCCCCAAGGTTTGGGTGTGCTGGGGTCAGAGGGGCCCAACTTATTTTCTGCCTCTGATCTCTCACAGCACCCCCATCAGGAAGCTGCGGGAATTGCTGTGCACAGTTCCATTTTTAGCGTCCCCACAAACCACACTCACTACAAAAGCAAGCAGGAAACTTCTGGGGTTGGTAGTGTGAGCACATCTCTGCTCACGTGAAAGCAAGTGAAGTCTGCAGGATTATAAGGGGAAAAGCTGTGCTCTGATCCAGGTAGGAATGCCTTCCACAGCAAACTACAGTATGGTCTCGTGCGAAGTGTGGAACCAGAGCCGGgtaagaggggaggtgggaggcatCGGAGGATGCCCCCCACCTCTCCTGGTGGCACTTTGGCATCCTGTCCACATAAAGAGTCTCCCCTTTTGTTTGTGGTCCCTGAAAACGGCATCCTGTTTGTGAGCTGGTTGAGACCTTGTGATTTTCTCCTCCATTTCCTCTAACACTGTAATTTCGTCTGGAGGAAAAGGGACCCGGTGAACTATGATCCCACTGTTCCACCTGGATTGGAAATGCCAGAACAAGACTTGCAGGCAGGCGACGCTTGCTTATTGTCACAGgttgaaggaagaagggagatgaCAGACTAGTCCCTTTTACTAAAAGCGAAAATGCTGGATGTCTCAAGGTTCACCACACAGACCCAAAGGGAGTATAAGCCAAGGGCCGCTGGTCTCCTCCTATCCTGGTTCACTCCTCAGTAGATGCCAACAGCACAGCCCTCCTGGGTAATATGAGAATTTCTGGAACAGTGTTCTTGGACTTATCAGAGAACCAGGTATATTACCAGTCGAGAAGATTTGTTCATAGTTAATTTTTCTCTAAACAACTATTGATTAGGGTTCAAATTCTCTATGGGTAGTCCTGAGAAATTAATGTTCTTCAGCGACATATTCTAGATATGAACTCATGGCTTCAGTTTGTTGAAGGACCTCTCTGTAAGGACCACCTTGTCTCGAACTCCAGGCTTCAGAAGCTTGGGCCTGGGTAGGGCTACACACACGCGTTAACCCGCATCCCCAGCAGGTGGCGCCCTTGCCAAGTAGTTGACGTCCAGAGATGGCGCTTGTGGtccttccctcccatctcctAGCCCCGAGTTCCGTTCCGAGGACTCTCTGGGGACACACTTcagacggggggtgggggtggtgggggtggtgtcAGGAAGGCAGCTCGTCACTACTGGGGAGTGACACCAGCAGCTGCGCCTGGATCCCACAAGGCCTACCGGCTCGAGGAGCGAGCCGCGGAGTGAGAGCGGAGCGAGCCGCGGAGTGAGACCGCAGTCACACCCCGCTGAAGAGCTCCCCGCAAGGACCTGAGGCGGGTCCCGGGGCTCTCGGCGATCGGGGCCCACGTCGGAGTGCGCACGCGCGCGGCCGCCGCTCCCTCGCCCCTGCTTGTCCGGTTTCGCTCACCTCTGATTGTGCTTTCGCTTCCTGAATGAGAGTGAGGACGGTCGATGGGGACCCCACTGATGACAGAACAGACTGCACTCTCTGCTGGTCCCCCGCTGAGATGAGAAGCTGATCCAGactaaagaatataaatatatttgaagaacattaaagaaaaaagcgatttttccatttcataagGACATATTTCAAAAGATCTCCTTTCTACCAAATCGCAGGCACCTTCCGAGTGTCGTGCTCTCTTTCGGTCCTAACACTCTCCATGCAAACGGGGGGAATCCTGAGAGCTCTATCTAACAGGAACTCCATTCGCTGCCAACAGCTCGGGGAAGGACTATGGCTTCTGGGATCCCTCCGGAGTGTTAGGGAACCAGTCCTGGagcttaaaagaaaatttctgacatattaacaaatattctttaaaatatcttagAAATTTTCTGCTGAACTCTGGTCACCTTCAAAGGCCCAGGTTCTCCCCCGAGGTGCGTGGTAGGTGCCAAGTCCCTTCTAGGCTGCTCTCCTGGGCTACAATCTGGCAAAGACTTTCTCTGCAGGCACTGTATGTTCTAGTAATGACATTAGAAACAAAAGGGCTAAACGTAATGTGGCAttctggaagagaaaaaggatattAGTGAAATTTGTTCGGTGAAATCAGAAGGAAGTGTGTAGTTTAGttcgtgttctttttttttttttttttttttattatttatttgacagagagaaatcacaactaggcagagaggcaggcagagagagaggaggaagcaggctccctgcagagcagagagcctgatgtggggctcgatcccaggactctgggatcatgacctgagccgaaggcagaggctttaacccactgagccacccaggcgccccagtttagtTCGTGTTCTGCCAGTGTTAATTCCTTTTGCCAACTGAACCCTGATTATGTCAGATGTTCACATCAGGAGGCGCTCGGTGAGGGGTTCGTCACGGGAGCTCTCTGAGTTCTCTCTGCAACTACCCATAAACCTAAGGCTAgtttgtaattctttttaaaacgTTTGACTAAAAGGGGAGAGGCAGATACTTACTTGACCGACCAGCCTTTTCCAGAAGGCAGATCCCGGGTGGTTTCACCCACATGATGGGCTGCACTGGGTGCCCCAGGATCACTGGCTTTAGGGCTGCTTCCTCCTGGACAGGCCCCATCCCCCCGCTTCATGGGGCATGAAAGGGCAGTGGACCCACTGAGGCCTCCAGCGGGAGAGCCAAGCGACCTCCTGGGGACAATTTCCAGCTCGGTTTTGAAGAGCCCAGCGGTGGGCCCTGCGGGGAAATCCTCGCTGCAGAGCTTGTCCAGGTCTGGCATGCTCAGGGCGCGCAGCTCCTGGAGCTTGGAGCGGGACAGGGGCGACGGCTGGGTGTGGCGCACCGAGGACTTGTTCCTCTTGCTGGGAGAGGCTGGAGTCCCAGCGGGGGTGGGAATGCCAGAAGGACCGAGTGATTTCTTTGGGTCCAGGTCGGGGCCCCTGTTCCCAGGCTCTGCTGGGTTCTGCCGGGAGGCCGTCAGCATCGCGCTGGACGGGGACTTGCTCATTTGGGGGATGAGGGTGCTGGCTTCACTTTGGCTTTCGCTGCAGGAACTCAGGCTGCGTCTCAGTGACCTCGCTGTCACGTCAACAGGGTGGCCGAGGCCCCCCGAAACAATGCTGCCAGATGACCGTCTCCCGATGGGAGGCTTGGAGCTTACTGACAAAAAGGGGGACGCCCCAGACTTGGCCAGCGGCCGGTCCGAATTGGCCAGGTTCTCAAAAGACTTGATCCTCTGCTTCACAGAGAAAAATGAGGTAGATTCGTGGTTCTGCTCGGGGTAGTCACGTCTTCTGATGACTCTGATCTTGTCTGCGACTAGACAGCTCCTTTCTTGCACATCCCCTTCATCTGTGGTCGGAAGGTTCCTCGATGTCTCCAGAAGGGGCTTTACGCTATATACGCCCTGTCCGTTAGCCAGGCCAAGGACACTGCCTCTGGATGCCTTGGCCTCAGGGAGGCCCCCACCTGTTGCAAGGATCTGGCTGTCCCGATGCGAGCGACCTGGGCTGGGCAGGCCATGCCCCTCCCGGCCAAAATGGCTTGAAAACTGGGCGGGCATGGAGTAGGTCCTGGTCGCCGGCCTTGGTGTGAAGTACGGATGGTCATCTAGTGCTGGGCCCCCTGCTGCGCCATTCCTGGGCATCCCTAGGGAGCCCGACGCCTGGCTCGCCTTCCCCTGGGAGGAATCGGCCTTTTTCGCAGGGAgttgtggggaggaggaggaagaggccagTTTTGCCACGCCGAAAGATCGCTGGCTTTCCTGCTCCACCTGGGAGGCACGAGATGGGAGCGATGATGGCTGATGTGGGGACGGCTCCAGGTACTGGTGACAGGGTCTGACTTCACTCTTGTCCTGACAGTTGCTCTGGGCCCAGAACCCTCCTAGTCTGTCACCCTCAGCCGGCTTGTCACTGCAGCCATTCTTTGGCATTCTCTCACAAGAGATTTCAACTATTTTCAGCTGGTTGGTTCTTTCTAGGGGATCGCCAGCAATTATTTTGCTTCCTCGGTCGCAAGTCACCCCTGGTTGGGCTGCCTGCAGTGCTGGATCTGTCTGGCTGGACCCACGCCTCGCGCTGGGCCCTGGAGGTCGGATGTCCTGCCCGCGGGCAGCTGGGGGCGCCCTGCTCTCCGGGCTGCACCGCGGAGACCCGGGGGCGGCTGCGTAAGGGCCGTCAGGCTCCGGGTGGAAAGCCGGCTGCGATCTACGGCATGCACCTTGCTCAGGAAGGGTCctgggggaggagtggggagaaaTGGAGGCTGGGATGCTCGTCTCGGACGTGGGGGGCTTCGGCGACCCCAAGGCTGCAGGCGGCCTGCTCTCCAACATGCACTGGGGGGATCTGGGGGCTGCTGTGGCGTTCTTCTCCGGCTCCTTGGGCTCAGCGGTTTGGAACTGGGGGGCTGCTCCCTTGGGAAACGCTCTGTGGGAGGTCTGGGGCGAAATGAGGGGCTTCCTGGGGTCCATCCCACCAGCCCTGGCTGCAGGAGCAGCAGGGGCCTCCGAGGTGACCTTGCTCTTGCTTTTGATGCTCAGTCTCTTCAGCTTAGGGCCGGACTTGGGTTTCTGACCGTTATTTGAAAGTGTTTCTATGGAACCTTTTCTAGGTGGGTCTTTATTTTCCAGGCTCACTTTCGGCTGTGGGGGGCTCTGAAGCCCAGCAACCCCCTTTTTGTGGCTGGAACTCGACCCCTGACTTTTGGAGTCAGGACTCCTGGCGGGAACCAGGGGCTGCTCCTTTTCCGTTTTGCCCTGCGCGGCCGTGCCgtggttatttttgtttatttctttaaaccaGGCCATGATGGGCCTCCGGGAGATCATTTTTGGTTTCTGGAGCGGGTCTTCCATGTCCTGACTTTCGGAGATGTGCAGACTCGTCAAGACGGAGtctgcattcttagagacatccACGCTGAAGGGGGACGGATTTTCAGTGGCATCGACATTtgtgtcttgttttttatttggggttttgtCACCGAGCAGGTCATGTTCTAGACCGTTTACCACGTTCACACTGTGGAGAGTGACCGGAAGGCTGTGGAAATGACCGGCGGCCTTAGGGGGCCGGCCGCTCTCCACAGCGGAGCCCGCGCAGGGGGCTTGCAGGTTTGCTTCTTCACACGAGGGCCTGGGGTTCTGTGACGGCCTTCGGTCTGCATGAAGCTCATCCTCCCGAGAGCTTGTATCCAAGAGAGAAAACGGCTGGGAAGAGTCTGGAATCGAAGGGCAGGAGGTGCTAGGGACGAAGGACGCTCTCTCGCGCGGGTTTCCCACCACCTGACTGAGCGCGCTGTGCTTCAGCGGCAGCACTCTGGCCGGCACCGGGCAGGGTGCAGGCTGGGCGGGGGCGGGAGCAGCAGTTGAGGGGGGATTGGGGGAACCATCTGGAGAACAAATCTCGATTTGCTCCTCCTCAGACTCCATAGTGTTTTCCTTGTGAGAAGACCGGCGAGAACGAGGAGGTGACCAGTTGTCCCCGGTGGAAGCTTGTGGGGCTTCGCTGAGCGACTCCGGGTCAGAAGACGAGTCCTCTGCGTCGCCATACATGGACGAGAGGGATGGCTCTGTGCTGTCACCGAGGCCTGACAGGGACGTGCTGTCTTCATGAAAACTGCTGAAATTTCTAGAGTAGTTGCTCAGGAAGTTTTTGTTCACAGTAAAATGTTTGTCAGGATTAATGGAATCCAAAACTGAAGGCTGGGAGGCCCAGTGTGGGTGAGGGGGCTGGCCAGCAGCTGCCCAGGTCCTCCTCGGGGTGGGGGTCTGGCTCCCCAGGACTGGCTCGGCAGGGCGGGAACCTCCGCTTCCAGAGCCTGCTGGAGGCTGGCCCTGAGAATGTCCCTCTTGAGTCAGCTGGTCCCCTCTGTGAGGAGACCGAAGTCTTGGTTCTGACACATCCAGCTCCTTGACGAGTTTGTCGATGTCCGTCACCAGACTGCCCCCACGTTCCCGGGGGCAGCAGTGGCCCGAGACACTGCCACACACCCCGTCAGCCTTGTCGGCAGGTGACGGCAGGGTGGGGCTGGCCTGCGGGGCCCACTCAGACCCAGAGTCTGTTCCCTTGAGCAGAGCAGAGCCCCGGGAGTTTTCAGGTACGAGGACTGCTGTTGTCTGTGGAGCCTTGCTCTGGTTACCGGGAACTCTCGGCCTCTCCTCCTGGGACGTGAGGTCTCGAGACAGGGCGGTACCAGCTGGAGATGCTCGCTCTGCCTCAGGTGCTCCCCCGTGGGCAGCTGCCTTCCTGGGCGAGCTGGCTTCTGGGGCTGCTGGAGTGTTGCTCAAGTCATGCCGAGCCGCTGCCGTCTTCCTGGGGGAGGAGCTGCGCTCCGGGCCGAGTCCCACTTGACATCTGTCCTCAGACTCAGGAACCCTGGGTGCCACTGGCTCTCTGGGGGCCTCAGGCCGCCTGGCTTGCCCTGTGTCCACGGAGGTCTCGCTGGGGTCAGGATGAGCCGCCCCCTTCTGCCCTGGGGTAGGGACGAGGTCTGGGCGGCCATCCAGTCCTGGGGTGAGAATATGAATGAAAGGTGGGGTGGTAGGGGAGAGACAAGGGAAAATgtgtgaaaagagaaaaactgttaattaaaaaaaaaaaaaaaaaaaggaaaacttaatctgtttttttccccagaaagacCTTCCACAACCTAAATGTAGCCTTCCTGTCGTTCTATCCTTGCCTCTAAAATTATAGAGCACTCACATCTAACAAATACCACCCAGCT
It includes:
- the PDZD2 gene encoding PDZ domain-containing protein 2 isoform X4 — protein: MPGTDESQDSGGPEESKGNLESPKQGSSKMKLKSRLSGGVHRLESVEEYNELMVRNGDPRIRMLEVSRDGRKHSLPQLLDSTGTSQEYHIVKKSTRSLSTTQVESPWRLIRPSVISIIGLYKEKGKGLGFSIAGGRDCIRGQMGIFVKTIFPNGSAAEDGRLKEGDEILDVNGIPIKGLTFQEAIHTFKQIRSGLFVLTVRTKLLSPSLTPCSTPTHMSRSSSPNLNTSAGSSATGPEEGSSLSLGRKAPGPKDRIVMEVTLNKEPRVGLGIGACCLALDNSPPGIYIHSLAPGSVAKMESNLSRGDQILEVNSVNVRHAALSKVHTILSKCPPGPVRLVIGRHPNPKISEQEMDAVIARSTYQESKEASSSPGSGTPLKSPSLAKKDALTSEAEASPYFVHGVPGSLSDFVVAASEDEDPPGSGGSTSEDGGPPASTSTHKEPGKPRANSLVTLGSQRSSGLFHKQVTVARQASLPGSPQPPRNPLLRQRRVGCYDTDDGSDEEEFDGEGDCISLPGTLPGPSRPLTEDDSRHILMTSSKVMGINSRGEQPQKTVVSKASSVPLLGSSLDLEESVPEGLGDTPSRAASLLASAEAPRGGPGCSGRKELSGSKSSPKLEYKADKGNQSLGNTDPPRSAQQKNDSLGSRHKPVARVSPHHKRPEADARPSTSETVHLTAGADDPCVRATSSKETRTGFHPGGTAEKESLGKLTIGDGHVPANWEPAAAPPHPDPGHCPENLLKAAPEQGQQPMTGLDGRPDLVPTPGQKGAAHPDPSETSVDTGQARRPEAPREPVAPRVPESEDRCQVGLGPERSSSPRKTAAARHDLSNTPAAPEASSPRKAAAHGGAPEAERASPAGTALSRDLTSQEERPRVPGNQSKAPQTTAVLVPENSRGSALLKGTDSGSEWAPQASPTLPSPADKADGVCGSVSGHCCPRERGGSLVTDIDKLVKELDVSEPRLRSPHRGDQLTQEGHSQGQPPAGSGSGGSRPAEPVLGSQTPTPRRTWAAAGQPPHPHWASQPSVLDSINPDKHFTVNKNFLSNYSRNFSSFHEDSTSLSGLGDSTEPSLSSMYGDAEDSSSDPESLSEAPQASTGDNWSPPRSRRSSHKENTMESEEEQIEICSPDGSPNPPSTAAPAPAQPAPCPVPARVLPLKHSALSQVVGNPRERASFVPSTSCPSIPDSSQPFSLLDTSSREDELHADRRPSQNPRPSCEEANLQAPCAGSAVESGRPPKAAGHFHSLPVTLHSVNVVNGLEHDLLGDKTPNKKQDTNVDATENPSPFSVDVSKNADSVLTSLHISESQDMEDPLQKPKMISRRPIMAWFKEINKNNHGTAAQGKTEKEQPLVPARSPDSKSQGSSSSHKKGVAGLQSPPQPKVSLENKDPPRKGSIETLSNNGQKPKSGPKLKRLSIKSKSKVTSEAPAAPAARAGGMDPRKPLISPQTSHRAFPKGAAPQFQTAEPKEPEKNATAAPRSPQCMLESRPPAALGSPKPPTSETSIPASISPHSSPRTLPEQGACRRSQPAFHPEPDGPYAAAPGSPRCSPESRAPPAARGQDIRPPGPSARRGSSQTDPALQAAQPGVTCDRGSKIIAGDPLERTNQLKIVEISCERMPKNGCSDKPAEGDRLGGFWAQSNCQDKSEVRPCHQYLEPSPHQPSSLPSRASQVEQESQRSFGVAKLASSSSSPQLPAKKADSSQGKASQASGSLGMPRNGAAGGPALDDHPYFTPRPATRTYSMPAQFSSHFGREGHGLPSPGRSHRDSQILATGGGLPEAKASRGSVLGLANGQGVYSVKPLLETSRNLPTTDEGDVQERSCLVADKIRVIRRRDYPEQNHESTSFFSVKQRIKSFENLANSDRPLAKSGASPFLSVSSKPPIGRRSSGSIVSGGLGHPVDVTARSLRRSLSSCSESQSEASTLIPQMSKSPSSAMLTASRQNPAEPGNRGPDLDPKKSLGPSGIPTPAGTPASPSKRNKSSVRHTQPSPLSRSKLQELRALSMPDLDKLCSEDFPAGPTAGLFKTELEIVPRRSLGSPAGGLSGSTALSCPMKRGDGACPGGSSPKASDPGAPSAAHHVGETTRDLPSGKGWSVNLDQLLISAGDQQRVQSVLSSVGSPSTVLTLIQEAKAQSENKEDVCFIVLNKKEGSGLGFTVAGGTDMEPKSIVVHRVCSQGAASQEGTVNRGDFLLSVNGASLAGLAHGDVLKILHQAQLHRDVLVVIKKGNDQPRPTNRQEANGKGSLSRKTSALEPSLGRSLPSHDALCVEVLKTSAGLGLSLDGGKSSTAGDGPLFIKRVYKGGAAEQAGTIEAGDEILAINGKPLVGLMHFDAWTIMKSVPEGPVQLLIRKHRNSS
- the PDZD2 gene encoding PDZ domain-containing protein 2 isoform X5 is translated as MGWEFRDGRLSLGDELLVINGHLLVGLSHEEAVAILRSATGMVQLVVASKENSAEDLLRLTSKSLPDLTSSVEDVSSWTDNEDQEPNGEEDEGPGSSSVRGAMPGTDESQDSGGPEESKGNLESPKQGSSKMKLKSRLSGGVHRLESVEEYNELMVRNGDPRIRMLEVSRDGRKHSLPQLLDSTGTSQEYHIVKKSTRSLSTTQVESPWRLIRPSVISIIGLYKEKGKGLGFSIAGGRDCIRGQMGIFVKTIFPNGSAAEDGRLKEGDEILDVNGIPIKGLTFQEAIHTFKQIRSGLFVLTVRTKLLSPSLTPCSTPTHMSRSSSPNLNTSAGSSATGPEEGSSLSLGRKAPGPKDRIVMEVTLNKEPRVGLGIGACCLALDNSPPGIYIHSLAPGSVAKMESNLSRGDQILEVNSVNVRHAALSKVHTILSKCPPGPVRLVIGRHPNPKISEQEMDAVIARSTYQESKEASSSPGSGTPLKSPSLAKKDALTSEAEASPYFVHGVPGSLSDFVVAASEDEDPPGSGGSTSEDGGPPASTSTHKEPGKPRANSLVTLGSQRSSGLFHKQVTVARQASLPGSPQPPRNPLLRQRRVGCYDTDDGSDEEEFDGEGDCISLPGTLPGPSRPLTEDDSRHILMTSSKVMGINSRGEQPQKTVVSKASSVPLLGSSLDLEESVPEGLGDTPSRAASLLASAEAPRGGPGCSGRKELSGSKSSPKLEYKADKGNQSLGNTDPPRSAQQKNDSLGSRHKPVARVSPHHKRPEADARPSTSETVHLTAGADDPCVRATSSKETRTGFHPGGTAEKESLGKLTIGDGHVPANWEPAAAPPHPDPGHCPENLLKAAPEQGQQPMTGLDGRPDLVPTPGQKGAAHPDPSETSVDTGQARRPEAPREPVAPRVPESEDRCQVGLGPERSSSPRKTAAARHDLSNTPAAPEASSPRKAAAHGGAPEAERASPAGTALSRDLTSQEERPRVPGNQSKAPQTTAVLVPENSRGSALLKGTDSGSEWAPQASPTLPSPADKADGVCGSVSGHCCPRERGGSLVTDIDKLVKELDVSEPRLRSPHRGDQLTQEGHSQGQPPAGSGSGGSRPAEPVLGSQTPTPRRTWAAAGQPPHPHWASQPSVLDSINPDKHFTVNKNFLSNYSRNFSSFHEDSTSLSGLGDSTEPSLSSMYGDAEDSSSDPESLSEAPQASTGDNWSPPRSRRSSHKENTMESEEEQIEICSPDGSPNPPSTAAPAPAQPAPCPVPARVLPLKHSALSQVVGNPRERASFVPSTSCPSIPDSSQPFSLLDTSSREDELHADRRPSQNPRPSCEEANLQAPCAGSAVESGRPPKAAGHFHSLPVTLHSVNVVNGLEHDLLGDKTPNKKQDTNVDATENPSPFSVDVSKNADSVLTSLHISESQDMEDPLQKPKMISRRPIMAWFKEINKNNHGTAAQGKTEKEQPLVPARSPDSKSQGSSSSHKKGVAGLQSPPQPKVSLENKDPPRKGSIETLSNNGQKPKSGPKLKRLSIKSKSKVTSEAPAAPAARAGGMDPRKPLISPQTSHRAFPKGAAPQFQTAEPKEPEKNATAAPRSPQCMLESRPPAALGSPKPPTSETSIPASISPHSSPRTLPEQGACRRSQPAFHPEPDGPYAAAPGSPRCSPESRAPPAARGQDIRPPGPSARRGSSQTDPALQAAQPGVTCDRGSKIIAGDPLERTNQLKIVEISCERMPKNGCSDKPAEGDRLGGFWAQSNCQDKSEVRPCHQYLEPSPHQPSSLPSRASQVEQESQRSFGVAKLASSSSSPQLPAKKADSSQGKASQASGSLGMPRNGAAGGPALDDHPYFTPRPATRTYSMPAQFSSHFGREGHGLPSPGRSHRDSQILATGGGLPEAKASRGSVLGLANGQGVYSVKPLLETSRNLPTTDEGDVQERSCLVADKIRVIRRRDYPEQNHESTSFFSVKQRIKSFENLANSDRPLAKSGASPFLSVSSKPPIGRRSSGSIVSGGLGHPVDVTARSLRRSLSSCSESQSEASTLIPQMSKSPSSAMLTASRQNPAEPGNRGPDLDPKKSLGPSGIPTPAGTPASPSKRNKSSVRHTQPSPLSRSKLQELRALSMPDLDKLCSEDFPAGPTAGLFKTELEIVPRRSLGSPAGGLSGSTALSCPMKRGDGACPGGSSPKASDPGAPSAAHHVGETTRDLPSGKGWSVNLDQLLISAGDQQRVQSVLSSVGSPSTVLTLIQEAKAQSENKEDVCFIVLNKKEGSGLGFTVAGGTDMEPKSIVVHRVCSQGAASQEGTVNRGDFLLSVNGASLAGLAHGDVLKILHQAQLHRDVLVVIKKGNDQPRPTNRQEANGKGSLSRKTSALEPSLGRSLPSHDALCVEVLKTSAGLGLSLDGGKSSTAGDGPLFIKRVYKGGAAEQAGTIEAGDEILAINGKPLVGLMHFDAWTIMKSVPEGPVQLLIRKHRNSS